From Dietzia sp. ANT_WB102, a single genomic window includes:
- a CDS encoding glycosyltransferase has protein sequence MEHHGHHELVDEVERSVAALAAPRGRECLQRIILPRAGEPSDVRSLYLAEAPTNVRRAHSSSRTSLSIGADSEVSFATYFNAFAAAYWRRWTILGEVVLRLTVRGAGRVDLYRSKIDGSRIAITGDVVGEPGRAGEVTTVEFVCDLGPFEDGGWIWFDLTSDTDIELLAGGWYSSVDAPATRPDAGPDGTPDPAVQVPNDRRVTIGIPTFNRPGDAVAALRALTSDPEVDAVIDAVLMPDQGDRKVRDEPGFAEVADFLGDRLSIFDQPNLGGSGGYSRIMYEARRLTDSPYILYMDDDIEIEPDSILRALAFGRFATVPMLVGGQMLNLQERSHLHTMGEVVGAHDFMWTAAPHADYDYDFSTYQLTDRDNPKPLHRRIDVDYNGWWMCLIPRVVAEKIGQPLPLFIKWDDAEYGLRARQAGHPTVTMPGVAIWHMAWSDKDDAIDWQAYFHLRNRLVVASMYHDGDHKGIMQSSLKALVKHLVCLEYSTVAIQIEAIRDFLRGPEALFELLPTALPKVRAMRLEFPDAVVIPSAVDLPAPSGGPAGIHAEPRGPVRKAVALARGLAHTLSKDDKTHHEVPQANFPPIEARWYSLSRVDGATVTTADGRGVVYRKRDRDLAAALFKESVAVHRELFRRFPEMRRRYREAHAELVTKEAWGRVFDA, from the coding sequence ATGGAACACCACGGCCACCACGAACTGGTCGACGAGGTCGAGCGATCGGTCGCTGCGCTCGCCGCTCCACGTGGCCGGGAATGCCTCCAGCGCATCATCCTGCCGCGGGCGGGGGAGCCGTCGGACGTCCGCTCGCTCTATCTCGCCGAGGCCCCCACCAATGTTCGGCGCGCGCATTCGTCGTCGCGGACATCGTTGAGCATCGGCGCTGACTCCGAGGTCTCGTTCGCCACATACTTCAACGCGTTCGCCGCGGCGTACTGGCGGCGCTGGACGATCCTCGGTGAGGTCGTCCTGCGGTTGACCGTGCGCGGCGCGGGCCGCGTCGACCTGTACCGCTCCAAGATTGATGGTTCGCGCATCGCGATCACCGGTGACGTCGTGGGGGAGCCGGGACGCGCCGGCGAAGTGACGACGGTCGAGTTCGTCTGCGACCTCGGCCCGTTTGAGGACGGTGGGTGGATCTGGTTCGACCTGACCTCAGACACGGACATCGAGTTGCTCGCCGGCGGCTGGTACTCCTCGGTCGACGCACCGGCCACGCGCCCCGACGCCGGCCCGGACGGCACGCCCGACCCGGCGGTGCAGGTGCCCAACGACCGACGGGTCACGATCGGCATCCCGACGTTCAACCGTCCGGGCGACGCGGTTGCCGCGCTGCGGGCCCTCACCTCTGATCCCGAGGTCGACGCGGTGATCGACGCGGTGCTCATGCCGGACCAGGGTGACCGGAAGGTCCGCGACGAGCCCGGCTTCGCCGAGGTGGCCGACTTCCTCGGCGACCGGCTGAGCATCTTCGACCAGCCCAACCTGGGCGGCTCGGGTGGGTACAGCCGGATCATGTACGAGGCGCGGCGGCTGACGGATTCGCCGTACATCCTCTACATGGACGACGACATCGAGATCGAGCCCGACTCGATCCTGCGTGCGCTGGCCTTTGGACGCTTTGCCACGGTCCCGATGCTGGTGGGTGGGCAGATGCTCAACCTGCAGGAACGCAGCCACCTGCACACCATGGGTGAGGTGGTGGGCGCCCACGACTTCATGTGGACCGCCGCGCCGCACGCGGACTACGATTACGACTTTTCCACCTACCAGCTGACGGACCGCGACAATCCCAAGCCGCTGCACCGCCGGATCGACGTGGACTACAACGGGTGGTGGATGTGCCTCATCCCACGAGTGGTGGCAGAGAAGATCGGCCAGCCGCTGCCGCTGTTCATCAAGTGGGACGACGCGGAATACGGGCTGCGCGCGCGACAGGCCGGCCACCCCACGGTCACCATGCCCGGGGTGGCGATCTGGCACATGGCGTGGTCGGACAAGGACGACGCTATCGACTGGCAGGCGTACTTCCACCTTCGCAATCGGCTGGTGGTGGCCTCGATGTACCACGACGGAGACCACAAGGGCATCATGCAGTCCAGCCTCAAAGCGCTGGTCAAACACCTCGTCTGCCTAGAATATTCGACGGTGGCCATCCAGATCGAGGCCATCCGTGATTTCTTGCGGGGCCCGGAGGCCCTATTTGAACTTCTCCCCACGGCCCTACCCAAGGTGCGCGCCATGCGCCTCGAGTTCCCCGACGCAGTGGTCATCCCGTCGGCCGTCGACCTGCCCGCGCCGTCGGGCGGCCCGGCCGGCATCCACGCCGAGCCCCGGGGCCCGGTCCGCAAGGCCGTGGCGCTGGCCCGAGGCCTCGCGCACACGCTGAGCAAGGACGACAAGACGCACCACGAGGTGCCGCAGGCCAATTTCCCGCCGATCGAGGCCCGCTGGTACTCGCTCAGCCGGGTCGACGGGGCGACTGTCACCACCGCGGACGGACGCGGAGTGGTGTACCGCAAACGCGACCGCGATCTCGCCGCCGCCCTGTTCAAGGAGTCGGTCGCCGTGCACCGCGAACTGTTCCGCCGTTTCCCGGAGATGCGCCGCCGCTACCGCGAGGCCCACGCCGAACTCGTCACCAAGGAGGCCTGGGGCCGTGTCTTCGATGCCTGA
- a CDS encoding cutinase family protein yields the protein MARRSRRGSGRRLGCSLGALVLVVALVLGIGWWIGNRGLPTGPEGPLPGPGEPELAQPADCPDVEMIAVPGTWESSPTDDPYNPSFLPNALLRTITDPLSQQYPEERLEVFTVPYVAQFRNPQAPNEITYDQSRAEGTARARTELAGTHERCPYTSFVLLGFSQGAVIAGDLTGEIGNGNGPVPADLVRGSVLIADGRRLPGDGQSPGLAPGNGQGMEISLQPATGLTQLIAGATMTGPRPGGFGELAGRTAQICDSRDLICNAPVNVVDGAARFQEFIANNAIHAMYATNPDVIMGTTVPEWTIGHVRELVDAAPEIAHE from the coding sequence GTGGCTCGCCGATCGCGTCGTGGGAGCGGCCGCCGTCTCGGGTGCTCGTTGGGGGCGCTCGTGCTGGTGGTCGCGCTCGTCCTGGGTATCGGATGGTGGATCGGGAACCGGGGACTACCCACCGGGCCCGAAGGGCCCCTGCCCGGCCCGGGGGAGCCTGAACTCGCCCAGCCCGCGGACTGCCCGGACGTGGAGATGATCGCCGTGCCGGGAACGTGGGAGAGCAGTCCGACCGATGACCCGTACAACCCGAGCTTCCTGCCTAACGCCCTGCTGCGGACGATCACCGACCCGCTGAGTCAGCAGTACCCGGAAGAGCGGCTCGAGGTGTTCACCGTCCCGTACGTGGCCCAGTTCCGGAACCCGCAGGCGCCCAACGAGATCACCTACGACCAGAGCCGGGCGGAGGGCACCGCCCGTGCTCGCACCGAACTCGCGGGCACGCACGAGCGATGCCCGTACACCTCCTTCGTGCTTCTGGGCTTCTCCCAGGGTGCGGTGATCGCCGGTGATCTCACCGGCGAGATCGGCAACGGTAACGGGCCCGTGCCCGCCGACCTGGTTCGTGGCTCCGTCCTCATCGCCGACGGGCGCCGGCTACCGGGGGACGGCCAGTCGCCGGGCTTGGCGCCGGGCAACGGTCAGGGGATGGAGATCTCCCTGCAGCCGGCGACCGGGCTCACACAGCTCATCGCCGGAGCCACCATGACCGGTCCCCGCCCGGGAGGGTTCGGCGAGCTCGCCGGCCGGACCGCACAGATCTGCGACTCCCGCGATCTGATCTGCAACGCCCCGGTCAACGTGGTGGACGGAGCCGCGCGGTTCCAGGAGTTCATCGCCAACAACGCGATCCACGCGATGTACGCCACCAACCCCGATGTCATAATGGGAACCACGGTCCCGGAATGGACGATCGGACATGTGCGCGAGCTCGTCGACGCCGCCCCGGAGATCGCCCACGAGTGA
- a CDS encoding decaprenyl-phosphate phosphoribosyltransferase: MTDHSGAPAARGGTDHHLLGAEPHTANEIDDIAEAEEGAKGAPPKNLLEGMIKALRPRQWVKNVLVIAAPAAAGSQTLTDGTVLFSVFIAFVAFCMAASSVYLINDAMDVEADRAHPTKRFRPIAAGVLPVGLAYGMAVVLIVASIAISLIFAHSALAIVVAVYIVLQLMYCFGLKHQPVLDIAFVSSGFLLRAVAGGAAAEVEISQWFLLVMAFGSLFMAAGKRYAELSLHLKTGAKIRKALESYTPTYLRFVWTLSATVLVLCYALWAYDRGSDPTQPARSAIWLQISIVPFTIAVLRYAVDVDAAQAGEPEDIALGDRVLQVLAALWVLSVVIGVYIVPSIS, translated from the coding sequence ATGACCGATCATTCCGGAGCGCCGGCAGCCCGGGGCGGTACAGATCACCACCTCCTCGGCGCCGAGCCGCACACGGCGAACGAGATCGACGACATCGCCGAGGCGGAGGAGGGCGCCAAGGGCGCGCCCCCGAAGAACCTCCTCGAGGGCATGATCAAGGCCCTCCGGCCGCGCCAGTGGGTCAAGAATGTCCTCGTGATCGCCGCGCCGGCGGCCGCTGGGTCCCAGACCCTTACCGACGGCACGGTCCTGTTCTCGGTGTTCATCGCGTTCGTGGCGTTCTGCATGGCCGCATCGAGCGTGTACCTGATCAACGACGCGATGGACGTCGAGGCGGATCGCGCACACCCGACCAAGAGGTTCCGGCCTATCGCGGCGGGTGTCCTGCCCGTGGGGCTCGCGTACGGCATGGCGGTGGTGCTCATCGTTGCATCGATCGCCATCTCGCTGATCTTCGCGCACTCGGCCCTGGCGATCGTCGTGGCCGTGTACATCGTTCTGCAGCTCATGTACTGCTTCGGGCTCAAGCACCAGCCGGTGCTCGACATCGCGTTCGTCTCCTCCGGCTTCCTGCTGCGCGCGGTCGCCGGTGGCGCGGCCGCCGAGGTCGAGATCTCGCAGTGGTTCCTCTTGGTCATGGCGTTCGGTTCGCTGTTCATGGCGGCCGGTAAGCGGTACGCCGAGCTGAGCCTGCACCTGAAGACCGGCGCGAAGATCCGCAAGGCGTTGGAGAGCTACACGCCCACGTACCTGCGGTTCGTGTGGACGCTCTCGGCCACGGTGCTCGTGCTCTGCTACGCCCTGTGGGCCTACGACCGCGGATCCGACCCCACGCAGCCGGCCAGGTCGGCGATCTGGCTGCAGATCTCGATTGTGCCGTTCACCATCGCCGTCCTGCGCTATGCGGTCGACGTCGATGCCGCGCAGGCGGGCGAGCCCGAGGACATCGCTCTCGGCGATCGCGTCCTGCAGGTGCTCGCCGCCCTGTGGGTGCTCTCCGTGGTGATCGGCGTCTATATCGTCCCGTCGATCTCCTGA
- the zomB gene encoding flagellar motor control protein ZomB → MSEVTVARRAGRTDAVFWSGVVAVVAIFFAGAWQRRWIADDGLIVLRTVRNLIAGNGPVFNAGERVESNTSTLWTYLVYFAHEVVGYRLELVVLGVALTLSMAAVVCAMLGARVMYRGTRRAPSGGPMVLLPFGVLIYVMLPPARDFASSGLETGLVICWIGLMWLGLQLWARAPHGEGRFGLPAIGTAAVAFVAGLGPLVRPEMALAAAAFLALMAAAPQSWRHLGWLVGIAGAVPVAYQVWRMSYYALPYPLTAVAKDAGGSKWDKGAEYLWDLLAPYALVLPLVVVLVAGVIAVWARVAPGGAGGNEGDDGEVGEANDEDDDDEGSRLLRLRRRVRSTPVVTAVFLVVALVMLLYVVRVGGDFMHGRVLLPSLFLILLPVSVIPLPVGPARGSVDASVRRVAVPVTVVAWLVVVGWAVTIQVTEDPFREKPESITAAGIVDERQFYIQRTGHKHPLLAEDYLDFPRMRALVRSVDQNRTGAVFLPVPGFQDRWDVVSYDRPMPGLGPFELPEEPIKTVVFLNLGMTSMNLPLDVGVYDTVGLASPLAAHTDRMEDGRIGHDKFLPYDWVLARTGVVEDPVNFPRWIDVNWVNQAEVALQCPATQALIESYSAPLTLERRWSNVVNAFSYAEYRINRIPAYEVQRCGLPMPENVEKYQGTR, encoded by the coding sequence ATGTCGGAGGTGACGGTGGCGCGCCGGGCCGGGCGCACCGATGCGGTTTTCTGGTCCGGGGTCGTGGCGGTGGTGGCGATCTTCTTCGCCGGTGCGTGGCAGCGGCGGTGGATCGCCGACGACGGCCTCATCGTCCTACGCACCGTCAGGAACCTCATCGCCGGCAACGGTCCGGTGTTCAACGCGGGGGAGCGGGTCGAGTCCAACACCTCCACGTTGTGGACCTACCTCGTCTACTTCGCCCACGAGGTGGTGGGCTACCGGCTCGAACTGGTCGTCCTCGGTGTGGCGCTCACGCTGAGCATGGCCGCGGTGGTGTGCGCGATGCTGGGCGCCCGGGTGATGTACCGCGGCACGCGTCGTGCACCGTCCGGGGGCCCGATGGTGCTCCTGCCGTTCGGGGTGCTGATCTACGTCATGTTGCCGCCTGCCCGCGATTTCGCGAGTTCGGGGCTCGAGACGGGCCTGGTGATCTGCTGGATCGGCCTGATGTGGCTGGGCCTGCAGCTCTGGGCGCGCGCCCCGCACGGGGAGGGCCGCTTCGGACTGCCCGCGATCGGCACCGCAGCGGTCGCCTTCGTCGCCGGTCTCGGCCCCCTTGTGCGACCCGAGATGGCGCTGGCGGCGGCGGCGTTCCTGGCATTGATGGCCGCTGCCCCCCAGTCCTGGCGTCACCTCGGATGGCTGGTGGGCATCGCCGGTGCGGTTCCGGTGGCCTATCAGGTGTGGCGGATGTCGTACTACGCCCTGCCGTATCCGCTCACGGCCGTGGCCAAGGACGCGGGCGGGTCGAAGTGGGACAAGGGTGCCGAGTACCTGTGGGACCTGTTGGCGCCCTACGCCCTGGTGTTGCCGCTCGTGGTGGTCCTCGTCGCGGGGGTGATCGCCGTGTGGGCCCGAGTGGCCCCGGGCGGTGCTGGCGGTAACGAGGGCGACGACGGCGAGGTTGGCGAGGCGAACGACGAGGACGACGACGATGAGGGCAGCCGCCTGCTCCGACTGCGTCGCCGGGTTCGCTCGACCCCGGTGGTCACGGCCGTGTTCCTCGTGGTGGCGCTGGTGATGTTGCTCTACGTCGTCCGCGTGGGCGGCGACTTCATGCACGGCCGCGTGCTGTTGCCGTCCTTGTTCCTCATCCTCCTGCCCGTCTCGGTGATACCGCTTCCCGTCGGTCCTGCCCGCGGGTCCGTCGACGCCTCGGTGCGCCGGGTGGCTGTCCCGGTGACCGTGGTGGCGTGGCTCGTCGTCGTCGGCTGGGCGGTGACCATCCAGGTCACGGAGGACCCCTTCCGGGAGAAGCCGGAGTCGATCACCGCGGCGGGGATCGTCGATGAGCGACAGTTCTACATCCAGCGGACTGGTCACAAGCATCCGTTGCTCGCCGAGGACTACCTGGACTTCCCCCGGATGCGGGCGCTGGTGCGGTCCGTCGACCAGAACCGGACGGGCGCGGTCTTCCTCCCGGTGCCGGGGTTCCAGGACCGGTGGGACGTGGTCTCCTACGACCGGCCGATGCCCGGACTGGGACCGTTCGAGCTCCCGGAGGAGCCGATCAAGACGGTCGTGTTCCTCAACCTCGGTATGACCAGCATGAACTTGCCCCTCGACGTGGGCGTCTACGACACCGTGGGGCTGGCCTCTCCGCTGGCCGCGCACACGGACCGCATGGAGGACGGTCGGATCGGGCACGACAAGTTCCTGCCCTACGACTGGGTGCTCGCCCGCACCGGCGTCGTGGAGGACCCGGTCAACTTCCCGCGGTGGATTGACGTCAACTGGGTGAACCAGGCCGAGGTCGCGCTGCAGTGTCCGGCGACGCAAGCGCTCATAGAGTCGTATTCAGCCCCGTTGACGCTGGAACGACGTTGGTCGAACGTGGTAAATGCATTTTCATACGCCGAGTATCGGATCAACAGAATCCCTGCGTATGAGGTGCAGCGGTGCGGGTTGCCGATGCCTGAGAATGTGGAGAAGTACCAGGGGACTCGGTAG
- a CDS encoding alpha/beta hydrolase family protein: MSHSTLRRRFAAGLTALATAAGLLVGAPALAGAQATEQGSSASLGSAGSAAPPPAAAAFRPAGGDENPVGFRNWLRPGCDWDPVASWVQICTVHSPSMNRPIKVQVQPARFGGNAGLYLLDGLRARDDWNAWTHDAQAQRIFLQDNITLVMPVGGQVSFYSDWERPINLGGNLLEYKYETFLTKELPNYLADHFGVRRDNNAIAGLSMGGSAAASLAANHPGQFKQVSVFSGYMNPTAPGMYTMIPLAMFDQCKCDPFAMWGLPGSPQWGRNDPLLNADKLRNIPMYVTAGSAIPGQYDQPSSLQAVFNTFNGIILEGLSRGSTLAFQNTMNAAPNKATFEYRTTGIHGWGYWNDDLIAARSAQILDVMKAHAW; encoded by the coding sequence ATGTCCCACTCCACCCTCCGGCGCAGGTTCGCCGCCGGGCTCACCGCACTGGCGACGGCCGCAGGGCTCCTCGTCGGCGCCCCGGCCCTGGCCGGCGCCCAGGCGACCGAGCAGGGCTCGTCGGCCAGCCTCGGGTCCGCGGGCTCGGCTGCCCCGCCGCCCGCCGCCGCCGCGTTCCGGCCGGCCGGTGGTGACGAGAACCCGGTTGGTTTCCGCAACTGGCTGCGTCCCGGCTGCGACTGGGACCCGGTCGCCTCCTGGGTCCAGATCTGTACGGTCCACTCGCCGTCCATGAACCGGCCCATCAAGGTCCAGGTCCAGCCCGCGCGCTTCGGCGGCAACGCCGGCCTATATTTGCTCGACGGGCTGCGCGCGCGCGACGACTGGAACGCGTGGACGCACGACGCCCAGGCGCAGCGCATCTTCCTGCAGGACAACATCACCCTGGTCATGCCCGTCGGAGGCCAGGTCTCCTTCTACTCCGACTGGGAGCGGCCCATCAACCTGGGCGGCAACCTGCTCGAGTACAAGTACGAGACGTTCCTGACCAAGGAGCTGCCGAACTACCTGGCGGACCACTTCGGTGTCCGCCGCGACAACAACGCCATCGCCGGACTGTCGATGGGCGGCTCCGCGGCCGCGTCGCTCGCCGCCAACCATCCGGGCCAGTTCAAGCAGGTGTCGGTGTTCTCCGGCTACATGAACCCCACCGCGCCGGGCATGTACACCATGATCCCGCTTGCGATGTTCGACCAGTGCAAGTGCGACCCGTTCGCGATGTGGGGCCTGCCCGGCTCGCCCCAGTGGGGCCGGAACGACCCGCTGCTCAACGCGGACAAGCTGCGCAACATCCCGATGTACGTGACCGCCGGATCCGCGATCCCGGGGCAGTACGACCAACCCTCCAGCCTGCAGGCCGTGTTCAACACGTTCAACGGCATCATCCTCGAAGGACTGTCGCGTGGCTCGACGCTGGCGTTCCAGAACACCATGAACGCGGCGCCGAATAAGGCCACGTTCGAATACCGCACCACCGGTATCCACGGCTGGGGCTACTGGAACGACGACCTCATCGCGGCCCGCTCGGCGCAGATCCTCGACGTGATGAAGGCCCACGCGTGGTGA
- a CDS encoding phosphatase PAP2 family protein: protein MPDPVWSEPAAVEIPAPTGEVRLLSAVQRRLLAVPGSREAAVTLSHLGEHALGWMAIAAAGMAVDPGRRGRWAMVGVGTFGAHATSVVVKRVVRRRRPDHPAVTVGVGTPSTLSFPSSHATSTTAFALLAGSVSGVPVAPALVPVMLASRLVLGVHYPSDVLAGAAVGAGCAALTRVVWESDAVQDVLPATLRDGAASPRVTQNPEEKR, encoded by the coding sequence ATGCCTGATCCGGTGTGGTCCGAGCCCGCGGCCGTGGAGATCCCCGCGCCGACCGGCGAGGTCCGGCTGTTGTCGGCGGTCCAGCGGCGACTGCTGGCCGTGCCGGGTTCGCGCGAGGCGGCCGTGACGTTGTCCCATCTCGGCGAGCACGCCCTGGGATGGATGGCGATCGCGGCGGCCGGTATGGCGGTCGACCCGGGCCGCCGTGGCCGGTGGGCGATGGTCGGTGTCGGCACCTTCGGGGCACACGCCACGTCCGTCGTCGTCAAGCGCGTCGTCCGACGGCGACGCCCGGACCACCCCGCCGTGACCGTCGGTGTCGGTACACCCTCGACGCTGAGTTTCCCGTCCTCCCACGCCACCTCGACCACGGCGTTCGCGCTGCTAGCGGGATCGGTGAGCGGCGTCCCGGTGGCGCCGGCGCTCGTGCCGGTGATGCTGGCGTCCAGGTTGGTGCTCGGAGTCCATTACCCTTCGGATGTGTTGGCCGGCGCCGCAGTCGGTGCAGGCTGCGCTGCGCTCACCCGCGTGGTGTGGGAATCCGACGCCGTCCAGGACGTGTTGCCCGCAACACTTCGCGACGGCGCGGCGAGCCCACGCGTCACCCAGAATCCCGAGGAGAAGCGATGA
- a CDS encoding alpha/beta hydrolase-fold protein gives MATPSAHASPRSRWASLLAAPLVASVVGSGLVLPPVAAAQETPAQPSPGQASTAESPARSTPAESPANAPEAPTLRVPSTPPSGVRLDKVEWKSANRVALWVQSPAMKQAIQVQLMLPAAWNADPERTYPSLLLLDGLRARDDASGWTLETKISQFFDAKNAIIVLPIGGESSFYTDWVSDAKGSAYQWETFLMQELPPLLARDWRVGDQHGVAGLSMGGTAAMMLAQRYPEHFKFAASYSGFLDTTSFGMPEAVKVAMQDAGGYPAENMWGPLGSPRWQEQDPKLHTEKMRGQSVYVSAGSGNTGPWDQPSGLPDIPTNFPGYGLELLSRMTTQTFVNRARADGVEVTANFRPSGTHTWPYWQFEMTQAWPQYATAMGIENVEKPCAAEGEIARLAERQPGLGPCLTGEYDVRGGKATDFRFGRVFWSQRTGAHSVLGAIGAAFQAEGGPDGVLGLPTSGETTAPDGRGRFSTFQNGVIYWSPTTGAHAVRGGIRAMWQERGAERGKLGYPTTDEITNPNKPGVVQGFQGGTVYWSEETGPKVVEGEILKTYREAGAENSELGYPTSDEIALSTRNGAFSRFQGGAIYWSPRTGAHVVPRGPVFDAWGTADYERGRLGYPTGPLRNTRDGQVMEFEGGRITVSGGQAEISS, from the coding sequence ATGGCGACCCCCAGCGCACACGCGAGCCCCCGTTCCCGGTGGGCCTCCCTCCTCGCGGCTCCCCTCGTGGCGTCCGTGGTGGGCTCCGGTCTCGTCCTCCCTCCCGTCGCCGCAGCGCAGGAGACGCCGGCACAGCCGAGTCCGGGACAGGCCAGCACGGCGGAAAGCCCGGCGCGGTCGACCCCCGCCGAGAGCCCGGCCAACGCTCCGGAGGCGCCCACCCTGCGCGTGCCGTCGACACCGCCGTCCGGGGTCCGCCTCGACAAGGTCGAGTGGAAATCCGCCAACAGGGTCGCGCTGTGGGTCCAGTCGCCGGCCATGAAGCAGGCGATCCAGGTGCAACTCATGCTCCCGGCGGCGTGGAACGCGGACCCCGAGCGCACCTACCCGTCCCTGCTGCTGCTCGACGGGCTCCGTGCCCGGGACGACGCGAGCGGCTGGACGCTGGAGACAAAAATCTCGCAGTTCTTCGACGCCAAGAATGCGATCATCGTCCTGCCCATCGGTGGCGAGTCGAGCTTCTACACGGACTGGGTTTCCGACGCCAAGGGGTCGGCATACCAGTGGGAGACGTTCCTCATGCAGGAACTTCCGCCGCTGCTGGCGCGCGACTGGCGGGTGGGGGACCAGCACGGCGTCGCCGGGCTGTCCATGGGCGGCACGGCCGCCATGATGCTCGCCCAGCGCTACCCGGAGCACTTCAAGTTCGCCGCGAGCTACTCGGGATTCCTCGACACCACCAGCTTCGGTATGCCCGAGGCCGTGAAGGTGGCCATGCAGGACGCCGGTGGCTACCCCGCCGAGAACATGTGGGGCCCGCTCGGCTCCCCACGCTGGCAGGAACAGGACCCCAAACTCCACACCGAGAAGATGCGCGGGCAGAGCGTCTACGTCTCCGCGGGCAGCGGTAACACCGGCCCCTGGGACCAACCGTCCGGGCTCCCGGACATCCCCACCAACTTCCCCGGCTATGGCCTGGAGTTGCTGTCACGGATGACCACCCAGACCTTCGTCAACAGGGCCCGCGCCGACGGGGTCGAGGTGACCGCCAACTTCCGGCCGTCCGGTACGCACACCTGGCCGTACTGGCAGTTCGAGATGACCCAGGCGTGGCCGCAGTACGCCACCGCGATGGGGATCGAGAACGTCGAGAAGCCGTGCGCGGCGGAGGGCGAGATCGCCCGCCTCGCAGAGCGTCAGCCCGGTCTCGGGCCGTGCCTGACCGGCGAGTACGACGTCCGCGGGGGCAAGGCGACAGACTTCCGCTTCGGTCGAGTCTTCTGGTCCCAGCGGACCGGCGCCCACTCGGTCCTCGGCGCGATCGGTGCGGCCTTCCAAGCCGAGGGCGGGCCCGACGGGGTGCTCGGCCTGCCGACCTCCGGTGAGACCACCGCCCCGGACGGCCGTGGCCGGTTCTCCACTTTCCAGAATGGCGTCATCTACTGGTCGCCCACCACCGGCGCGCACGCCGTCCGCGGTGGCATCAGGGCGATGTGGCAGGAGCGCGGCGCCGAGCGCGGCAAGCTCGGTTACCCGACCACCGATGAGATCACCAACCCCAATAAGCCGGGTGTCGTCCAGGGCTTCCAGGGTGGGACCGTCTACTGGTCGGAGGAGACCGGCCCGAAGGTCGTCGAGGGCGAGATTCTCAAGACCTACCGCGAGGCCGGCGCCGAGAACTCCGAGCTGGGTTACCCCACCTCCGACGAGATCGCGCTGAGTACCCGGAATGGCGCATTCAGCCGGTTCCAGGGCGGCGCGATCTACTGGTCCCCGCGGACCGGGGCGCACGTCGTTCCGCGTGGCCCGGTGTTCGACGCCTGGGGCACGGCCGACTACGAGCGTGGACGGCTGGGCTACCCGACTGGACCGCTGCGCAACACGAGGGACGGTCAGGTGATGGAGTTCGAGGGCGGCCGCATCACGGTGAGCGGCGGCCAGGCGGAGATCTCGTCGTGA
- a CDS encoding DUF732 domain-containing protein: protein MRTRLVTLTATLIVAGGVLTACGGGDSTVSGVPDSETLAPPPGGGVTSGASRVPATEDSGRYTEAPAPVDRDATGYTAPAVGARERGYLAALEKQGIETSELSDSLVAAGNTICRIRTTGGAADETTTIADAVAGQISAGGYSDREVDELSRVVVDASASQLCP, encoded by the coding sequence GTGAGAACCCGGTTGGTGACCCTCACCGCCACGCTGATCGTCGCCGGCGGGGTACTCACCGCGTGCGGTGGAGGCGACTCGACGGTCTCCGGCGTGCCCGACTCGGAGACACTGGCTCCGCCCCCCGGTGGCGGCGTCACGTCCGGAGCGTCACGCGTGCCCGCGACCGAGGACTCGGGCCGCTACACGGAGGCGCCCGCTCCAGTCGACCGGGACGCCACCGGTTACACCGCCCCAGCCGTCGGTGCGCGGGAGCGCGGGTACCTCGCAGCGCTGGAGAAGCAGGGCATCGAAACCTCGGAACTCTCCGATTCGCTCGTCGCCGCGGGGAACACCATCTGCCGCATCCGGACGACCGGTGGCGCCGCCGACGAGACCACCACGATCGCCGACGCGGTCGCTGGTCAGATCTCGGCGGGCGGTTACTCGGATCGCGAGGTCGACGAGCTCTCGCGAGTGGTCGTGGACGCCTCGGCGAGCCAGCTCTGTCCGTAG